A single region of the Bacillus cereus genome encodes:
- a CDS encoding YdcF family protein: protein MNKWILLIILLLPPLYIIYMTFRMNKAARETLSNHSPYVLILGAKLFGDRPSLSLQNRLDVALEYLHAHPEVKVIVSGGQGEDEDIPEAHSMRNYLMVHGIDENRILIEDRSTNTYENLKFSMDLYDVKHAVVVSNTYHLYRTKIIAKRLGIKMEALAAETPRRSKKKAYVREYAAIMKTILFDR from the coding sequence ATGAACAAATGGATATTACTTATAATCTTATTACTACCTCCGCTATACATCATTTATATGACATTTCGAATGAATAAAGCTGCTCGTGAAACATTGAGTAATCACTCTCCATACGTTCTTATATTAGGTGCAAAGTTATTTGGAGATAGACCGTCTTTATCTCTTCAAAATCGTTTGGATGTAGCGTTGGAATATTTACATGCTCACCCTGAGGTGAAAGTAATTGTTTCAGGTGGTCAAGGGGAAGATGAAGATATACCGGAAGCTCACAGTATGAGAAACTATTTAATGGTACATGGTATAGATGAGAATCGTATTTTAATTGAAGACCGCTCTACAAATACATATGAAAATTTAAAGTTTAGTATGGATTTATATGATGTAAAGCATGCGGTAGTTGTAAGTAATACGTATCATTTATACCGAACGAAAATAATTGCCAAGCGTTTAGGGATAAAGATGGAAGCTTTGGCTGCTGAAACACCGAGGCGCTCTAAGAAAAAAGCGTATGTGCGTGAATATGCTGCAATTATGAAAACAATATTGTTCGACCGTTAG
- a CDS encoding MFS transporter, with protein sequence MSSLYHDSRLYYILGANSLSAIGSGIVMITIPWLLIKESGGETTFGYISIVATLIMFLLTPFIGQSIDRFSRKSLLLCNEGIGIAIIGMMAIWGFAGQSYNSIHYIIIYIAGSFYYLLFYPTIFAFNQEIFQSEHYKSLSGTMEIQGQLTQVISGAAASFLIEIISLKWILLVDMLTFAGAFFLFLCIPYVKKKEVKGKITFKKQLFEGIHFMKKRPKLFWFLLATYMPFIGVMMANYLIPVYISDMLKASASVYAIEGMMYGVGAVLAGISIPIMMKYVKTEVSIVMTMFIYVISITVMIIEPSIMLLYGLAIFHAIGNAGTRVARNVLMMEEIPNEVMGRVDSLFRLIGTGIRIVLLMLFTAGVSKAGVMIPFYVLSFILILSLGIAFYYVISKRKMEANVSNKSIV encoded by the coding sequence ATGTCCTCTCTTTATCATGATTCTCGCTTGTATTACATTCTAGGAGCCAATAGTTTATCTGCTATTGGCTCTGGGATTGTTATGATAACGATTCCATGGCTGTTGATTAAGGAAAGTGGGGGAGAGACAACGTTTGGGTATATTTCTATCGTTGCAACTCTCATCATGTTTTTGCTAACGCCATTCATTGGGCAAAGCATAGATCGTTTTTCAAGAAAATCTTTATTGTTATGTAACGAAGGTATCGGGATAGCCATTATAGGAATGATGGCTATTTGGGGATTTGCTGGGCAATCATACAATTCTATTCATTACATTATTATTTATATAGCAGGATCTTTCTATTATCTATTATTCTATCCCACAATATTTGCATTTAACCAAGAAATATTTCAATCAGAGCATTATAAAAGTTTAAGTGGCACAATGGAAATACAAGGACAATTAACGCAAGTTATTTCAGGTGCAGCTGCTAGCTTTTTAATTGAGATTATTTCTTTGAAATGGATCTTGTTAGTGGATATGTTAACTTTTGCAGGAGCATTTTTCCTGTTCTTATGTATACCATATGTAAAGAAAAAAGAGGTAAAAGGGAAAATAACATTTAAGAAGCAATTGTTCGAAGGAATTCACTTTATGAAAAAGCGCCCTAAGTTATTTTGGTTTTTACTAGCGACTTATATGCCGTTTATCGGTGTCATGATGGCAAATTATTTAATCCCAGTATATATTTCAGATATGCTCAAAGCTAGTGCCTCTGTATACGCAATTGAAGGTATGATGTACGGTGTCGGAGCGGTTCTTGCAGGAATAAGTATTCCAATCATGATGAAATATGTCAAAACAGAAGTTTCAATCGTTATGACGATGTTCATTTATGTAATTTCAATTACCGTAATGATTATTGAGCCTTCCATTATGCTATTATATGGACTTGCAATTTTTCATGCTATTGGAAATGCTGGAACGAGGGTGGCGAGAAATGTATTAATGATGGAAGAAATCCCAAATGAAGTAATGGGACGTGTGGACAGCTTATTTCGATTAATTGGTACAGGAATTCGAATTGTATTATTAATGTTGTTTACGGCAGGCGTATCTAAAGCAGGGGTAATGATCCCGTTTTACGTACTAAGCTTTATATTGATCCTATCATTAGGGATTGCTTTTTATTATGTAATTTCAAAACGTAAAATGGAAGCGAATGTGTCTAATAAATCCATCGTTTAA